One region of Eurosta solidaginis isolate ZX-2024a chromosome X, ASM4086904v1, whole genome shotgun sequence genomic DNA includes:
- the LOC137235320 gene encoding GTP-binding protein Rheb homolog: protein MKNNKGKSSLCTQFVEGQFVDSYDPTIENTLTKVAHVNSQDYDVKVVDTAGQDEYSIFLVQYSMDFHGYVLVYSITSQKSFEVIKIIYEKLIDVMGKEYVPVVLVGNKPDLHQERTVTTEEGRKLAESWRATFLETSAKQNESAADIFHRLLISIESENGNPQEKNSCIIS, encoded by the coding sequence atgaaaaataataaagGGAAATCATCTTTATGCACACAATTTGTTGAGGGTCAATTTGTGGACTCCTACGATCCAACCATTGAAAATACCTTAACAAAAGTAGCACACGTTAATTCACAGGATTACGATGTAAAAGTAGTTGATACAGCCGGTCAAGATGAATACAGTATATTTCTCGTACAATATAGCATGGACTTTCATGGTTATGTTCTTGTCTATTCCATAACGAGTCAAAAATCCTTTGAGGTAATTAAAATTATCTACGAAAAACTAATAGATGTAATGGGAAAGGAATATGTACCTGTGGTGTTAGTTGGCAATAAACCGGATTTACATCAGGAGCGTACAGTAACCACAGAAGAAGGCCGTAAATTGGCTGAATCATGGCGGGCAACATTTTTAGAAACATCCGCTAAGCAAAATGAGTCTGCTGCTGATATTTTTCATCGATTACTTATATCAATAGAGAGTGAGAATGGTAATCCACAGGAGAAGAATAGTTGTATAATATCGTGA